In Phyllopteryx taeniolatus isolate TA_2022b chromosome 13, UOR_Ptae_1.2, whole genome shotgun sequence, the following are encoded in one genomic region:
- the LOC133487607 gene encoding fatty acid-binding protein, brain-like isoform X3 — MVDAFCAKWKLVDSHNFDEYMNVLGVGFATRQVGNVTKPTVVISQDGDKVVVNTLSTFRNTKLTAKLGEEFDENTPDDRQVKSTFTMEGEKFVQVQKWDGKETKFVREIKDGKMVMVVRVVGL, encoded by the exons ATGGTGGATGCTTTCTGCGCTAAGTGGAAACTGGTGGACAGCCACAACTTTGATGAGTACATGAATGTGCTCG ggGTGGGCTTTGCCACAAGACAAGTGGGCAACGTGACCAAACCCACAGTGGTGATCAGCCAGGATGGGGACAAAGTGGTGGTGAACACCCTCAGCACCTTCCGGAACACCAAGCTCACCGCCAAACTGGGTGAGGAGTTTGACGAGAACACGCCTGATGACCGACAAGTCAAA tcCACCTTCACCATGGAAGGAGAAAAATTTGTGCAAGTGCAAAAGTGGGACGGCAAAGAGACCAAATTTGTCCGAGAGATCAAGGATGGGAAGATGGTGATG
- the LOC133487607 gene encoding fatty acid-binding protein, brain-like isoform X2 codes for MVDAFCAKWKLVDSHNFDEYMNVLGVGFATRQVGNVTKPTVVISQDGDKVVVNTLSTFRNTKLTAKLGEEFDENTPDDRQVKSTFTMEGEKFVQVQKWDGKETKFVREIKDGKMVMTLTFEGVQAVRTYEKA; via the exons ATGGTGGATGCTTTCTGCGCTAAGTGGAAACTGGTGGACAGCCACAACTTTGATGAGTACATGAATGTGCTCG ggGTGGGCTTTGCCACAAGACAAGTGGGCAACGTGACCAAACCCACAGTGGTGATCAGCCAGGATGGGGACAAAGTGGTGGTGAACACCCTCAGCACCTTCCGGAACACCAAGCTCACCGCCAAACTGGGTGAGGAGTTTGACGAGAACACGCCTGATGACCGACAAGTCAAA tcCACCTTCACCATGGAAGGAGAAAAATTTGTGCAAGTGCAAAAGTGGGACGGCAAAGAGACCAAATTTGTCCGAGAGATCAAGGATGGGAAGATGGTGATG ACTTTGACATTTGAGGGCGTCCAGGCTGTGCGCACGTATGAGAAAGCCTAA